One window of the Archangium primigenium genome contains the following:
- a CDS encoding GNAT family N-acetyltransferase yields MRPATPADAAVVVRLMCTAIGDIAHTLSGTRDKAETLRVLEAFFTQPGNRVSHEHVSVLEEDGRVVGFLSAYHGADIPRLDQPFIDRLLARGQDPSGVVPEARADEYYLDSLAVDARYQGRGLGSFLLDAFERKARALGHPKLLLLVDQENTKARRLYERRDYRADGALVLGGHVFDRMVKDGLGA; encoded by the coding sequence ATGCGGCCGGCGACGCCCGCGGATGCCGCCGTCGTCGTGCGCCTCATGTGCACGGCGATCGGCGACATCGCGCACACCCTGTCCGGCACCCGGGACAAGGCCGAGACCCTGCGGGTGCTCGAGGCCTTCTTCACCCAGCCGGGCAACCGCGTGAGCCACGAGCACGTGTCGGTGCTTGAAGAGGACGGGCGGGTAGTCGGCTTCTTGTCGGCCTACCATGGCGCGGACATCCCCCGGCTGGACCAGCCCTTCATCGATCGGCTGCTCGCGCGGGGGCAGGATCCGAGCGGCGTCGTGCCCGAGGCCCGGGCGGACGAGTACTATCTGGATTCGCTCGCCGTGGACGCGCGTTATCAAGGGCGAGGCCTCGGCTCCTTCCTGCTCGATGCCTTTGAACGAAAGGCCCGGGCCCTGGGCCACCCGAAGTTGCTCTTGTTGGTGGACCAGGAGAACACGAAGGCCCGGCGGCTGTACGAGCGGAGGGACTACCGCGCGGATGGCGCGTTGGTCCTCGGCGGCCATGTGTTCGATCGGATGGTCAAGGATGGCCTGGGGGCTTGA
- a CDS encoding CotH kinase family protein has translation MRIPLLAGLMLLTSACGGPTGQSEPRFPAPGVSDVAPGTPGTPPRGPDETRPPSGPQQEELPSNPVTPPEPRPTPESPRWPALQTTLPVYELNLSQADYDALHAHIHDPPSKDFSVKGRFIREGREYTAELSFRGRSTKTDPRIVKKSWDVKFDKADRFEGKKNIELLATWKDSGYLTEKLWFDMAASLGLRASTARYAHVKLHLRQPDGTVITRYEGVFTELESVNKDFLKAHGFDADSDLYRAGMHDGELRPPPQEEYQEPWDKKTNETQPWTELWAFLEELQKTPPHALPALLERTLELDDYLTWLAMETLIAQDLQGDTRSYLVYDRATQKWTFVPWDLNNALSLYNRTNPVIQGVKRAHPLFSFTPYDPRVYVLAAERRQFPGMEDMKPGWSTLSTRIYDDPTLRARYAARLRQLLDTWFTEENIGKRVEAQHALLAPFITPDASGHTKDPYVSRDHVARSVEYLRRYVRERRAWLLEHLRDLEQHGNTALVIDRVGRDASGTFWVQLYNRSTQPQELGGLQLSGFTRVPGQWTLPARMLAPGEVVTFHQDAVGPEHLGALLDPKAPELSLYAADGMVALDLLWLAPLAPGEAYGRTPRGTEHFGVQTGP, from the coding sequence CCGTCCAATCCGGTCACGCCGCCCGAGCCCCGGCCCACGCCCGAATCTCCCCGCTGGCCCGCCCTGCAGACCACCTTACCCGTCTATGAGCTGAACCTGAGCCAAGCGGACTACGACGCCCTTCACGCGCACATCCACGATCCACCGTCCAAGGACTTCAGCGTGAAGGGACGCTTCATCCGCGAGGGCCGCGAGTACACGGCGGAGCTGAGCTTCCGCGGGCGGTCCACCAAGACGGACCCGCGCATCGTGAAGAAGTCCTGGGACGTGAAGTTCGACAAGGCGGACCGCTTCGAGGGCAAGAAGAACATCGAGTTGCTCGCCACGTGGAAGGACAGCGGATACCTCACCGAGAAGCTGTGGTTCGACATGGCGGCGAGCCTCGGCCTGCGCGCGTCCACGGCCCGCTATGCCCACGTGAAGCTCCACCTGCGGCAGCCCGACGGCACCGTCATCACCCGCTACGAGGGCGTGTTCACGGAGCTGGAGTCCGTGAACAAGGACTTCCTCAAGGCCCACGGGTTCGACGCGGACAGCGACCTGTACCGCGCCGGCATGCACGACGGGGAGCTGCGCCCGCCGCCCCAGGAGGAGTACCAGGAGCCCTGGGACAAGAAGACGAACGAGACCCAGCCCTGGACCGAGCTGTGGGCGTTCCTCGAGGAGTTGCAGAAGACGCCGCCGCACGCGCTGCCCGCCCTGCTCGAGCGCACGCTGGAGCTGGACGACTACCTCACCTGGCTCGCCATGGAGACGCTCATCGCCCAGGATCTCCAGGGCGACACCCGGAGCTACCTCGTCTACGACCGCGCGACCCAGAAGTGGACGTTCGTGCCGTGGGACCTGAACAACGCCCTCTCGCTCTACAACCGCACCAACCCCGTCATCCAGGGCGTCAAGCGGGCCCACCCGCTCTTCAGCTTCACGCCCTACGATCCGCGCGTGTACGTGCTCGCCGCCGAGCGCCGTCAGTTCCCCGGCATGGAGGACATGAAGCCCGGCTGGAGCACGCTCTCCACGCGCATCTACGATGACCCCACGCTGCGCGCGCGCTACGCCGCCCGACTGCGCCAGCTCCTGGACACGTGGTTCACCGAGGAGAACATCGGCAAGCGCGTGGAGGCCCAGCACGCCCTGCTCGCGCCCTTCATCACCCCGGACGCCTCCGGCCACACGAAGGATCCCTACGTCAGCCGGGACCACGTCGCGCGCAGCGTCGAGTACCTGCGCCGCTACGTGCGCGAGCGCCGCGCCTGGCTGCTGGAGCACCTGCGCGACCTGGAGCAGCACGGCAACACCGCGCTCGTCATCGACCGCGTGGGCCGCGACGCCTCGGGCACCTTCTGGGTGCAGCTCTACAACCGGAGCACCCAGCCCCAGGAATTGGGCGGCCTGCAGCTCTCCGGATTCACCCGCGTGCCCGGCCAGTGGACCCTGCCCGCGCGCATGCTCGCCCCGGGCGAGGTGGTGACGTTCCACCAGGACGCCGTGGGCCCCGAGCACCTGGGCGCCCTCCTGGATCCCAAGGCCCCCGAGCTCTCGCTGTACGCGGCCGACGGGATGGTGGCGCTGGATCTGCTGTGGCTCGCGCCCCTGGCTCCGGGCGAGGCCTACGGCCGCACGCCCCGGGGGACCGAGCACTTCGGCGTGCAGACGGGCCCCTGA
- a CDS encoding sensor histidine kinase yields the protein MTPSSPPLAVPADTRTDDVPPDELEAALRREGAARLAAEQALGREYAARTEREANLLATLAAARMGTWRMDAYTGQVTWDAALNELLGLPAVSGSGPTPGWRRWVHPEDEGRVDAELRRALREASGFSLDYRIVRPDGGVRWMRDRGGVLFGEDGTPRYLTGVASDISADKQAEQDALVHADLDQRLIGIVSHDLRNPLSAIIMGAHMLMHRVKEDAKSRQVVTHLLSSAERCHRMVRDLLDYTQAELGGGIRIESRPLDFHALVAQAVQEVRLSFGPDRDFHVRHEGDATGEWDADRLTQVITNLVCNAVNYSPENTPIEVTSSGDDTHVVFSVRNQGEPIPLELRTRIFEPMTRGLSRGAQVSRGVGLGLYIVKHLVDAHEGRVDVESSEAQGTCFSIRLPRQRTARRP from the coding sequence ATGACTCCTTCCTCTCCGCCCCTCGCGGTTCCCGCCGACACCCGGACCGACGACGTCCCGCCCGACGAGCTCGAGGCGGCCTTGCGGCGTGAGGGGGCGGCGCGTCTGGCCGCGGAGCAGGCCCTGGGTCGCGAGTACGCGGCACGCACCGAGCGTGAGGCGAACCTGCTGGCGACGCTCGCCGCCGCGCGCATGGGCACCTGGCGCATGGACGCGTACACCGGCCAGGTGACGTGGGACGCCGCGCTCAACGAATTGCTGGGGCTGCCGGCGGTGTCCGGCTCGGGGCCCACGCCCGGGTGGCGCCGGTGGGTGCACCCCGAGGACGAGGGCCGGGTCGACGCCGAGCTGCGGCGGGCCCTGCGCGAGGCGAGCGGCTTCTCGCTGGACTACCGGATCGTCCGGCCCGACGGCGGGGTGCGCTGGATGCGCGACCGGGGCGGCGTGCTGTTCGGCGAGGATGGCACCCCGCGCTACCTCACGGGCGTGGCCTCGGACATCTCCGCCGACAAGCAGGCCGAGCAGGACGCCCTGGTCCACGCGGACCTGGATCAGCGGCTCATCGGCATCGTCTCGCACGACCTGCGCAATCCCCTGAGCGCCATCATCATGGGGGCGCACATGCTGATGCACCGGGTGAAGGAGGACGCCAAGTCCCGCCAGGTGGTGACGCACCTGCTGTCGAGCGCCGAGCGCTGCCATCGCATGGTGCGCGACCTGCTCGACTACACCCAGGCGGAGCTCGGCGGGGGCATCCGCATCGAGTCCCGGCCGCTCGACTTCCACGCGCTCGTCGCGCAGGCGGTCCAGGAGGTGCGCCTGAGCTTCGGTCCGGACCGCGACTTCCACGTCCGGCACGAGGGGGACGCCACCGGCGAGTGGGACGCGGATCGCCTCACCCAGGTCATCACCAACCTGGTGTGCAACGCGGTGAACTACAGCCCCGAGAACACCCCCATCGAGGTCACCTCCTCGGGGGACGACACGCACGTGGTCTTCTCGGTGCGCAACCAGGGCGAGCCCATTCCCCTGGAGCTGCGCACCCGCATCTTCGAGCCCATGACGCGGGGGCTCTCCCGCGGCGCCCAGGTCAGCCGGGGCGTGGGGCTGGGGCTGTACATCGTCAAGCACCTGGTGGACGCGCACGAGGGCCGCGTGGACGTGGAGTCCTCCGAGGCCCAGGGCACGTGCTTCTCCATCCGGCTGCCGCGTCAGCGCACCGCGCGGCGGCCGTGA